The following are encoded in a window of Flavobacterium psychrotrophum genomic DNA:
- a CDS encoding GNAT family N-acetyltransferase, translating into MSFTIQPVLENDSVILKPLEESDFEALYRVASDPAIWEQHPNKDRWKRDVFEVFFQGAIESKGAFKIIDKQTDEVIGSTRFYNHDVADSSIMIGYTFYDTKCWGSGINPSVKRLMLDYAFTFVATVYFQVGAVNVRSQMAIERLGAIKTGEETVTYFGEAPKLNFIYAIKKVDYIKGMDSIEIVKATLADVDAVRQIGRETFSETFSERNDEAEMNAYLERSFGKEKITAELSNPESFFFIAREGNVMVGYLKLNFGSAQTELQESTSVEIERIYVKSAYHGKKVGQLLYNKALEVALAGNKTSLWLGVWEENIRAIKFYQKNGFVAFDTHIFKVGNDEQTDLMMRKKL; encoded by the coding sequence ATGAGTTTTACTATACAGCCTGTTTTAGAAAACGACAGCGTAATCCTTAAACCCTTAGAAGAATCAGATTTTGAGGCGCTTTACAGGGTGGCTTCAGATCCTGCAATATGGGAGCAGCATCCTAACAAAGACCGTTGGAAGAGAGATGTATTTGAGGTTTTCTTTCAGGGCGCGATAGAGAGTAAAGGTGCCTTTAAAATTATAGATAAACAAACGGATGAGGTTATAGGCAGCACACGTTTTTATAATCATGATGTAGCTGATAGCAGTATCATGATAGGCTATACCTTTTATGACACAAAATGCTGGGGTAGTGGTATTAATCCGTCAGTTAAGCGGCTCATGCTTGATTATGCCTTTACATTTGTTGCAACGGTATATTTTCAGGTAGGTGCGGTAAATGTACGTTCGCAAATGGCTATTGAAAGACTGGGTGCTATAAAAACCGGTGAAGAAACGGTAACTTATTTTGGCGAAGCGCCAAAACTGAATTTTATTTACGCCATTAAGAAAGTAGATTACATAAAAGGTATGGATAGTATAGAAATTGTAAAGGCTACTTTAGCAGATGTTGATGCCGTAAGGCAAATTGGCAGGGAAACCTTTTCTGAAACTTTTTCAGAACGGAATGATGAAGCAGAAATGAATGCCTATCTGGAGCGGAGCTTTGGCAAAGAGAAAATTACTGCTGAGTTAAGCAATCCTGAGTCGTTCTTTTTTATAGCCCGTGAAGGTAATGTTATGGTTGGCTATTTAAAACTGAATTTTGGTAGCGCGCAGACCGAACTTCAGGAAAGTACTTCGGTAGAAATTGAGCGTATTTATGTTAAGAGTGCATACCACGGTAAAAAAGTAGGGCAGTTGTTGTATAACAAAGCCCTGGAAGTAGCGCTGGCTGGTAATAAAACATCGTTATGGCTGGGCGTGTGGGAAGAGAACATCAGGGCTATAAAGTTCTATCAAAAAAATGGTTTTGTGGCTTTTGATACGCATATTTTTAAAGTAGGCAATGATGAGCAAACCGACCTGATGATGCGTAAAAAGTTATAA
- the mutS gene encoding DNA mismatch repair protein MutS, translating into MKQYNAIKAKYPDACLLFRVGDFYETFGEDAIRAAGILGIVLTKRGAGSETETALAGFPHHSLNTYLPKLVKAGLRVAICDQLEDPKMTKTIVKRGVTELVTPGVSMNDEVLHSKSNNFLASVYFGRKTIGVSFLDVSTGEFLTAQGNEEYIDKLLQNFSPSEVLVAKNEKNTFKQAFGENHHTFYLEDWVYKEDYAFDSLTGHFGTNSLKGFGIEELAEGVIASGAVLYYLGETQHNKVQHITSIQRIAEDAYVWMDRFTIRNLELYHSTNPNAVTLLDVIDRTLSPMGSRLLKRWLALPLKDANKVRARHEVVAYLKNNKSILSRIQTQIKQISDLERLISKIATGKVSPREVIYLKDSLDAIVPIKQLALESDNDALKAIGDSLHACDLLREKIKTTLHPEAPVAINKGNAIAHGIHPELDELRAIAYSGKEYLEGIERRESEATGISSLKISFNNVFGYYIEVRNTHKDKVPAEWIRKQTLVNAERYITEELKEYETKILGAEEKIHALESQLFEQLVVWISTYIKPVQLNAGLVAQMDCLTGFAQLAIENKYVQPEIDDSFELEIKEGRHPVIEKQLPVGTPYITNDVFLDRSAQQIIMITGPNMSGKSAILRQTALIVLLAQMGSFVPAESVRMGIVDKIFTRVGASDNISMGESTFMVEMNETASILNNLSDRSLILLDEIGRGTSTYDGISIAWAIAEFLHEHPAQPKTLFATHYHELNEMQDIFDRIQNFNVSVKELKDNVLFIRKLVKGGSAHSFGIHVAKMAGMPQTVIQKAQKLLKKLEKDHSGEALSNIKAQAKDELQLSFFNLDDPLLEEIKQEIINLDINTLTPVEALMKLNEIKRMLGR; encoded by the coding sequence ATGAAGCAGTACAATGCCATCAAGGCGAAATATCCTGATGCCTGCCTGCTGTTTCGCGTTGGCGATTTTTATGAAACTTTTGGAGAGGATGCCATTCGCGCTGCCGGAATTTTAGGCATTGTGCTTACCAAACGCGGAGCAGGCAGCGAAACAGAAACGGCACTTGCCGGGTTTCCGCACCATTCGCTTAATACCTATTTGCCTAAACTGGTTAAGGCCGGGCTACGCGTAGCGATATGCGACCAGCTGGAAGACCCCAAGATGACCAAGACCATTGTAAAGCGTGGCGTTACAGAGCTGGTAACGCCGGGTGTGTCTATGAATGATGAGGTGTTGCACAGTAAGAGCAACAACTTTTTAGCTTCAGTATACTTTGGTCGTAAGACAATAGGTGTGTCGTTTCTTGATGTGTCTACAGGCGAATTTCTTACCGCGCAGGGCAATGAAGAGTATATCGATAAACTGTTGCAAAACTTTAGCCCGAGCGAAGTGCTTGTTGCAAAGAATGAAAAAAATACCTTTAAACAAGCCTTTGGCGAAAACCATCACACCTTCTATCTGGAGGACTGGGTGTATAAAGAAGATTATGCCTTTGATAGCCTTACAGGGCATTTTGGTACAAACTCACTAAAAGGTTTTGGTATAGAAGAACTGGCCGAAGGTGTAATAGCCAGCGGTGCGGTACTGTATTATCTTGGCGAAACCCAGCATAACAAAGTACAACACATAACCAGCATTCAGCGTATTGCAGAAGATGCCTATGTGTGGATGGACCGTTTTACCATCCGTAACCTGGAGCTATACCACAGCACTAACCCAAATGCGGTTACATTGCTCGATGTTATAGACCGCACACTTAGCCCTATGGGGAGCCGCTTGCTAAAAAGATGGCTTGCACTGCCGCTTAAAGATGCAAATAAGGTGCGTGCCCGCCATGAGGTAGTGGCTTATCTTAAGAACAATAAGAGCATACTAAGCCGCATACAAACACAGATAAAACAAATAAGCGACCTTGAAAGGTTAATCTCTAAAATAGCTACAGGTAAGGTAAGCCCCCGTGAGGTAATTTACCTTAAAGATTCGCTTGATGCCATAGTGCCTATAAAGCAGCTGGCACTGGAGAGTGATAATGATGCGCTGAAAGCCATTGGCGATAGCCTGCACGCCTGCGACCTGCTGCGTGAAAAAATTAAAACTACACTACATCCTGAAGCGCCTGTTGCCATTAATAAGGGTAACGCCATAGCTCACGGTATTCATCCGGAGCTGGATGAGCTGCGTGCCATAGCTTACAGTGGTAAGGAGTATCTTGAAGGGATAGAAAGGCGTGAGAGTGAGGCTACAGGTATATCATCGCTTAAAATATCGTTTAATAACGTGTTTGGGTATTATATAGAGGTACGCAACACGCATAAAGATAAGGTGCCGGCAGAATGGATACGCAAGCAAACGCTTGTAAATGCCGAGCGCTACATTACCGAAGAGCTTAAAGAATATGAAACCAAAATATTAGGTGCCGAGGAAAAGATACATGCTTTAGAATCGCAGCTTTTCGAACAGCTTGTAGTTTGGATATCTACCTATATAAAACCGGTGCAGCTTAATGCCGGGCTTGTGGCGCAAATGGACTGCCTTACCGGTTTTGCGCAGTTAGCCATCGAAAATAAATATGTGCAGCCCGAAATAGATGACAGCTTTGAGCTGGAAATTAAAGAAGGCCGCCACCCCGTTATTGAGAAACAACTACCCGTGGGTACACCCTACATTACCAATGATGTGTTCCTCGACAGAAGTGCTCAGCAGATAATAATGATAACAGGGCCCAACATGAGTGGTAAGAGTGCTATCCTTCGCCAGACGGCGCTTATAGTGCTGCTTGCGCAGATGGGGAGCTTTGTGCCTGCCGAAAGTGTGCGTATGGGCATTGTAGATAAAATTTTTACCAGGGTAGGGGCGAGTGATAACATCAGTATGGGGGAGTCTACGTTTATGGTTGAGATGAACGAAACGGCCAGTATTCTTAACAACCTGAGCGACCGCAGCCTGATATTGCTTGACGAGATAGGGCGAGGTACCAGTACTTATGATGGTATTTCTATTGCCTGGGCCATAGCCGAATTTTTGCACGAGCACCCCGCACAGCCAAAAACGCTGTTTGCTACCCACTACCACGAGCTGAATGAAATGCAGGATATTTTTGACCGTATCCAGAATTTTAATGTAAGTGTAAAAGAATTAAAAGACAATGTGCTTTTTATCCGCAAGCTGGTTAAGGGTGGCAGTGCGCATAGTTTTGGTATACACGTAGCCAAGATGGCGGGTATGCCGCAAACGGTGATACAAAAAGCGCAAAAGCTATTAAAGAAGCTGGAAAAAGACCACAGCGGCGAAGCTTTGTCAAATATTAAAGCACAGGCAAAAGACGAATTGCAGCTCAGCTTTTTTAACCTTGATGACCCGTTGCTCGAAGAAATAAAACAGGAGATAATAAACCTCGACATCAACACGCTAACTCCTGTAGAAGCCCTGATGAAGCTAAACGAAATAAAAAGGATGCTGGGTCGTTGA
- a CDS encoding RNA methyltransferase gives MRKLENSELGRKNTEEFKDAEKTPLILILDDIRSLHNIGSVFRTADSFLLEKIYLCGITATPPNKEIHKTALGATETVAWEHYKNTTDVITALQQQGIEVYAAEQAEGAVFLQDFTPQNGKKYALVFGNEVKGVSQEAINLCNGVIEIPQLGTKHSLNISVSAGIVVWDIFQKLHYHKN, from the coding sequence ATGAGAAAACTGGAAAACAGCGAACTGGGACGGAAGAATACGGAAGAATTTAAAGACGCCGAAAAAACCCCTCTTATACTTATATTAGATGACATAAGAAGCCTGCACAACATAGGCTCGGTATTTCGTACGGCAGATTCTTTTTTGCTCGAAAAAATATACCTCTGCGGTATAACTGCCACTCCGCCTAACAAGGAAATTCACAAAACTGCCCTCGGAGCCACCGAAACTGTAGCGTGGGAACATTACAAAAACACAACAGATGTAATTACTGCCTTACAACAGCAAGGCATAGAAGTATATGCTGCAGAACAGGCAGAAGGCGCTGTTTTCCTACAGGACTTTACCCCTCAGAACGGTAAAAAATACGCCTTAGTATTTGGAAATGAAGTGAAAGGCGTTTCACAGGAAGCCATAAATCTTTGCAATGGCGTTATAGAAATACCCCAACTGGGAACTAAACATTCCCTCAACATTTCGGTTAGCGCCGGCATAGTAGTATGGGACATTTTCCAGAAGCTACATTACCATAAAAATTAA